CGACAACTGATGATTCTGGTGGTACTGGGGCTGCTCTGGCTGATGCAGATCGGCTTTGTAACCCGACTCGACCCCGCCTTCAGCTACGGCGCACTGATCATGGCAATGGCGCTGATCAGTATTATTGGTGGGCGTATCACCCCTGCTTTCTCCGCCGGCTGGCTCCGTCAACGGGGGCTGGATGCCACCCAGGTCAGGATGGTTCCGGCTCTGGACATGGCCGTCCTGTTCAACATGGTGCTGCTGATGGCATCACTGGTGTCCGGTTGGCAAACCGTAACAGCCATTCTCGCCGTGACTGCTGCCGTACTGATGCTGGTGCGTCTCGCGGGCTGGAAAGGCTGGCTGTTCCGCAAGGAGCCGCTGCTGTGGGTGCTACACCTGTCTATCCTCTGGGTGCCGGTTGCTCTGCTTTTGCTTGCCGGCTCCATTCTCGCGGGCTGGCCCGCCAGCGCCTGGACTCATGCAGCAGGCACCGGTGCGGTTGGGTGCCTGATTCTGGGTGTCATCGCCCGGGTATCACTGGGCCACACCGGCCGCCCTCTGGTTCTTCCCCGGGGCCTGGTCACGGCATTTATAATGATTCACCTGGCGGCGCTGGTGCGCGTGGTCACTGCATTCGAAGCCATGCCCTGGCACGCGGGTGTGGGTATAAGCTCCCTGTTATGGGTGCTCGCATTCGGCATATTCCTGGCCCGTTATACCCACATACTGGCGTCACCAAGGCCGGATGGGAAGAAAGGCTGAGCTTTCCGGGGGATTCGCAAAACAGGAAGAGCCGGTCAGGCGGCCAGCTCTTCCTCGGCAATTGCACTGAACGCTGCCCTTGCCTCGCGGAAGCGATCAGCAGGAAAATGGATGTGAATCCCCTCAAGTGACGCCATCAGCATTTCCAGATGAGCGTCCCAGCCGGCACAGGAAATCGCCACTCGATGGTCGTCCGGCAACAGCAGTGTCAGTTCTACCGTTGTTCCCTCTGATTCCGGAAGCAGATCCCAGCGTATCGGGCGTTGCGGCTCGTTACCGGCACTCCAGGAATACTCCAGCAGCCGTTCAGGCTTGATAGCGCGAACGTAGCTGTCTATCGCGGAGCCACTCTGGCCGAAATCGATTTTTACCGACCCGCCAGGCCACTGCTCAATCGTTCCTGGCGCCAACCAGTTGGCCAGGTTAGCCGGGTTGGTCAGCATTGCCCATACTTCTGCAGGGTCGTGATCTGTACTGCGTTTGAGCTTTGCGATTACGCGGCCATCTCTGCGGCTCAGTCTGCCCCAGGCTTTACTTTTCGCTGACATGGCGACTCCTTGTATCTGTCAGGGTCAGCCTGAAAAATAACCAAAAGTGCCAAGTGACACCTTGATGACCATCAACCACTCCCACCCACTTCCCTGAAAACTGCAACCAATGGTCAATAGCCAACTGGCGAATAAGAGCTAAAGTATAAGAAACCATTTTGTAACAGGAACAACGGCATTATGACCCCCGATCACTTTGACAAGGCGGATCTGGAAGCCTGCGGGCAAGGCACGCTTTTTCCAGGCAAGATGCGGCTGCCCATCAACGAAATGCTGATGATGGACCGCGTAACCCATTTCAGTGAAACCGACGGGCAATACGGTAAAGGCAGCATCGTTGCCGAGCTGGATATCGACCCGGACCTGTGGTTCTTCAAGGTTCATTTTGTCGATGACCCGGTTATGCCAGGCTGCCTGGGGCTGGATGCCATGTGGCAACTGGTGGGCTTTTTCCTTGCGGCAACCGGTGGCGAAGGCAAGGGCCGGGCGCTGGGATGCGGGGAAGTGAAATTTTCCGGCCAGGTGCTGCCAAAGAACAAGCTGGTTCGCTATCACCTCGACATCAAACGGGTAATCCGCCGCAAGCTCACCATGGCTATCGCCGATGCCCGCATGGAAGTGGATGGCCGCGAGATATACACTGCCAAGGATCTGAAGGTTGGCATGTTCAATTCTACGGATGACTTTTAGGAGCCATTAAATGCGTCGTGTTGTCATTACAGGTATGGGGATTGTCTCCAGCCTAGGAACCAATCAAGACGAAGTGACCCGTTCTTTGCGGGACTCAATACCCGGCATCGGCTTCAGTCAGGAAGCCAAGGACAACGGTCTGCGCAGCCATGTATGCGGCCAGATCGACCTCAACCTGCCAGACCTGATCGACCGCAAGCTGATGCGCTTCATGTGCCCGGCCTCCGGTTACACCTACCTGGCGATGAAAGAAGCCATTGCGCAGTCGGGGCTCACCGATGAGCAGATCCGCGCCAACTCAACCGGCGTTATTACAGGCGCGGGTGGGGCTTCCACCGTGGAGTTGATGGACGCGATTGATACCCATCGCGCCAAGGGCATCCGCCGCGTTGGCCCTTACCGTGTGCCACGCACCATGGGCAGCGCCATTAACGCTTCCCTGTCCACGGCATTCGGCATTACCGGCGTCAACTACGGCATTACATCTGCCTGCGCCACCAGCGCCCATTCCATCGGCCACGCTGGCGACCTGATTGCCCTCGGCCGCCAGGATGTGATGTTCGCCGGCGGTGGCGAAGACATTCACTGGACCCTGAGCCTGATGTTTGACGCCATGGGCGCATTGTCCACCAAGTACAACGACACCCCGGGGAGGGCGTCCCGCACCTATGACAAGGACCGGGACGGTTTTGTCATTTCCGGTGGCGGCGGCATACTGGTATTGGAGGCCCTGGAACACGCAGAGGCCCGCGGTGCCAATATCCTGGCCGAACTGGTCGGCTTCGGTGCTACTTCTGACGGTGCCGACATGGTTGCCCCCAGCGGCGAAGGCGCGATTCGCTGTATGCAGCAGGCCATGAAGAATGTGGATGGCGAGATCAGCTACATCAACACTCACGGCACCAGCACGCCCGCGGGTGATGTCACCGAGCTGAAAGCACTGAAAGAAACCTTTGGCGACAAGATACCGCCACTGAGTTCAACCAAGCCACTGTGCGGGCATGCCCTGGGCGCTGCAGGTGTGCATGAAGCCATCTACAGCCTGATCATGCAGCGGGGGAACTTTATTGCCCCGTCGGCCAACATCGACAACCTGGACGAAGGCGCCGAAGGCTACCCCATCGTGCGGGAACGGCAGGACAACGTGGATCTGCCCCTGGTGATGAGCAACAGCTTCGGCTTTGGCGGTACCAACGGCAGTCTGGTCTTCAAGAAAGTCTGATATCTAAACGAAGGCTCCGGGGCACGCTCGCGGCCCCGGCGTCTGATTCCGCCTTATGCCGCCATTGAGCGGTAGGCCCCCGGCGACTTGCCCATCCAGCGCTTGAACGCGCGACTGAACGCACTGAGTTCCGAAAACCCCAGTTGTTCGGCAATTTCCACCAGCGACTTGCTGCGGTCGTCAAGATAAGCCAGCGCCCGCTCACGCCGGATCTCCTCCAACAATGCCGCGAACGTCAGGCCCTCCCGTTTCAGCCTTTTGTGAAGCGTATGCCGACTCATGTGCAGCTGGGAGGCAACGGCTTCCACGCCCACCCGGCCACGTTCCAGATGCCCGGCAATCAACGAAGTCACTCGCGCACTGAACGGTGCCTTCGTCGCGAAGGACTCCGTCGGTTCTGATTGCATGTCTCTTACTCCTGATATCTCAATGCAGGCCATAAAGCCCTGCCGACGTCAGCGTACACATGTTAGCCGAAAATAACCATATCCAGCCTTGAGCCGCATCAAGGGAAAAAACCGACCGATGAGGCACTATGGGCCGCTCTCAAACCCAAAACAACCGATGGCCTTACCCGGAGCCCCAATGCACAGCCCAGAACTACTGGCCCCTGCCGGCACTGCCGAACATCTCGAAACCGCCTTTGCCTATGGCGCCGATGCCGTCTATGCCGGCCAGCCGCGATACTCGCTAAGAGTAAGGAACAACAGCTTCAAAAACATTACAGCTCTGGGCGCCGGCATTAACCGTGCCCACGAACTGGGCAAGCAGTTCTACCTCGTATCCAACATCGCGCCCCACAACGACAAGGTGCGAAGTTACCTCCGGGACCTGGAACCGGTACTGGAATACCGGCCAGATGCCCTGATCATGTCCGACCCCGGCCTGATCATGCTGGTGCGGGAAAAGTGGCCGGATCAGCCCATACACCTGTCGGTACAGGCCAACGCCGTCAACTGGGCAACGGTGGAATTCTGGCGCCGGCAGGGCATCAGCCGCGTTATCCTCTCGCGGGAACTGGCCCTGGACGAAATCCGCGACATCCGTGAAAAAGTGCCGGCAATGGAACTGGAAGTCTTCGTACACGGCGCGCTGTGCATGGCCTACTCCGGCCGCTGCCTGCTGTCCGGCTACATGAATCACCGCGACGCCAACCAGGGCGCCTGCACCAACGCCTGCCGCTGGAACTACAAAGAAGTCAGCCACAGCCACGACCAGACCGGCGACCTGATTGCCACCTCAACCAACGGCGAGGTCCAGACCGCCGAACCCCGGGAAATCCTGCTGGAAGAACCCAACCGCCCGGGCAGCCACATCCCCGCCTACGAGGACGAACACGGCACCTACATCATGAACTCCAAGGACCTCCGCGCCGTCCAGCACGTCGCGGCACTGGCAGAAATGGGCATCCACTCCCTGAAAATCGAAGGCCGCACCAAAAGCACCTACTACGTCGCCCGCACCACCCAGGCCTACCGACGCGCCATCGACGATGCTAAAGGCGGCAAACCCTTCGACATGAACCTGATGAACCAGCTCGAAGCCCTCTCCAACCGCGGCTACACCGAAGGCTTCCTGCGTCGCCACGTACCCCAGGAATACCAGAACTACGAACAGGGCTCCTCCCTGAACGGCAGCCAGCAGGTGGTCGGCACTATCACTGACGTGGATGACCGCTGGCTGACCATCGACGTGAAAAACAAGTTTGCTCCCGGTGACGCCCTGGAACTGATCACGCCGGCCGGCAACCTGAGGTTCAGCGCAAAAACGATGGAGAACCGAAATGGTGAATCCATGAACTATGCCCCCGGCAGCGGCCACATTGTCCGCATACCAACACCAGAGCAGCTTCCGAATTCTCTCGATCACTCGTTCCTGACCCGCATCCTGCCAACTGGCGAATAGCAATTAGTCGAAGGCCTCAGGCGGGCCCACCTCCCAAAATTGTGGCCCCGGGGCGAATAGCAGTGTGCTCCAGGCGCCGTGTGGGATCCCCTCCCAAAACCGTGCATTGCCAGGGATGGCAATGCCGAGCCCCCATGGACGGGTTTACGGCGTGTTTTGGGAGGGGATCCCACACGGCATACGCCACCACAACATCCAGTCTTACAAAAAGTCAGACTATCGCCATGATTGCCAGGCCCTTAGTGCCCCAAGGGCCGAATAAGGTATAATCACGACACGCGCAATTTAATACCTGACTATTTTACTCTGGTATTGTATACTCGCTCACCAGAAGAAACGGATTTTGCCCTTGGTTATCAACGGGGCGACACCCAATCCGTCATCCAAAAACCGATTGCAGGGCGTACTCTCAACACGAGCGACCACTGCAACGCCTGAAATTTTTACATCCGCAAGGTAGCCACCCAAGTAAGGCTACCGGCGACACCAGGGGCTCAAAAGCCCGAGATGAGAGAATACGGAGCGACGATCATGGCGACCACCGACAAAGAGGTGAACGAGCTGATCAAACGGGAATACGAACACGGATTCGTGACAGACATCGAATCCGACACGTTCGAGCCCGGCCTTAACGAAGACGTCATAGCCCGCCTTTCCGGCATCAAGAAAGAGCCGGAATGGATGCTGGAATGGCGCCTGAAAGCCTACCGTCGCTGGCTGGAAATGGACGAGCCGGACTGGGCCCACGTGGGTTACCCGAAGATCGACTACAACTCGATTTCCTACTATTCCGCGCCCAAGCGCCCGGAAGACATGCCCCAGAGCCTGGACGAAGTGGACCCGGAGCTGCTCAGAACCTACGAGAAGCTGGGCATCCCCCTGCACGAGCGTGAAAAACTTGCTGGCGTGGCCGTTGATGCGGTGTTCGACTCCGTCTCTGTTGCGACCACCTTCAAAGAGCCACTGGCCAAAGCGGGCGTGATTTTCTGCTCCATGTCCGAGGCCATCCAGGATTATCCGGAACTGGTCAAAAAATATTTGGGTTCCGTGGTTCCCGCTGGCGACAATTTCTTCGCCGGTCTGAACTCCGCAGTCTTCTCCGACGGTACGTTCGTATACGTGCCCAAAGGTGTGCGCTGCCCCATGGAACTGTCCACCTACTTCCGCATCAATGCGGCCAACACCGGGCAGTTCGAGCGCACCCTGATTATTGCCGAGGACAGCAGTTACGTAAGCTACCTGGAAGGTTGCACCGCCCCCATGCGGGATGAAAACCAACTCCACGCTGCCGTGGTTGAACTGGTTGCCCTGGACGACGCGCAGATCAAGTACTCCACCGTCCAGAACTGGTACCCGGGTGATGAGAATGGCAAGGGCGGCATCTTCAACTTCGTCACCAAACGTGGCGCCGCCATCGGCAAAAACTCGAAGATCTCCTGGACCCAGGTCGAGACCGGCTCCGCGGTCACCTGGAAATACCCGAGCTGTATCTTGCGCGGTGACAACAGCGTGGGTGAGTTCTACTCGGTGGCATTGACCAACAATTACCAGCAGGCCGATACCGGCACCAAGATGATCCATCTGGGCAAGAATACCTCCAGCACCATCATCTCCAAGGGTATTTCCGCGGGCAAGAGCTCCAACGCCTACCGCGGCCTCGTGAAGTTTGGCCCCGGTGCGGAAGGTGCGCGCAACTACACCCAGTGCGATTCGCTGCTGATCGGCGACCGCTGCGGCGCCCACACCTTCCCGTACATCGAGAGCAAGAACAAGTCCGCCATCGTCGAGCACGAGGCCACCACCTCCAAGGTCAGCGACGAGCAGATGTTCCTCTGCCGCCAGCGTGGTATCGACCCTGAGCAGGCTGTTTCCATGATTGTGAACGGCTTCTGTAAAGAGGTCTTCAAGGAGCTGCCGATGGAGTTTGCGGTTGAGGCTGGCAAGTTGCTTGAAGTTAGTCTTGAGGGGTCTGTTGGTTAACTTTTTGGTTCGCTGGCCTTTGCCCAGCTGGTTTGGGTGGAGGTCAACGAGCAGGGACGTATTCACAGCGTATCCTGGAAGGACCTCCCCGGCGGCTGACCCACCCCAAGTTGAGGGTCGGTCCCAAGACACAGGAATTCAGACAGTTACAAAGAGAGAGAAGCCTACAAATGCTGAGCATCAAGAACCTGCACGCATCCGTTGAGGGTGAAGAGATCCTCAAGGGCATCAACCTGGAAATCAAGGCCGGGGAAGTTCATGCCATTATGGGCCCGAACGGCTCAGGCAAGAGCACGCTGTCCCAGGTGCTTGCAGGCAACGAGACGTTTGAGGTGACCGAAGGCGAGATTACCCTGAACGGCGACAACCTGCTGGACCTCGAAACCGAAGAGCGGGCCCGCGAAGGCATCTTCCTGGCTTTCCAGTATCCGGTGGAGATTCCCGGGGTCAGCAACCTTCAGTTCCTGCGTACCGCCGTTAACGCCATGCGTACCCACCGTGGCGAGCCGGAGATGAACGCGGCCGAGTTCATGAAGCTGGCCAGGGAAGTTTCCAAGCAGGTGGATCTTGATCCCGCCTTTCTCAAGCGCGGCGTGAACGAAGGCTTCTCCGGCGGTGAGAAGAAGCGTAACGAAATCATGCAGGCGCTTCTGCTGCAGCCCAAGCTGGCGATTCTTGACGAGACTGATTCGGGGCTTGATATCGATGCCCTGCAGGTTGTCTCCAAGGGCGTGAACGCCCTGCGTGCGGACGACCGCGCCATCCTGATGGTGACCCACTACCAGCGGCTGCTGAATCACATCGTGCCGGACTACGTACACGTTCTGGCCGGTGGCAGAATCGTCAAATCCGGTGGGCGCGAGCTGGCGCTCGAGCTTGAAGAGCGCGGTTACGGCTGGCTCGGCGTGAAAGACGAAGAAACCACCCCCAGTGCAGCGAGCTAAGGAGGTCGTGGAATGAAACCAGCACCAACGCTTTCCAGCGCCTTCCTTGAGCCAGGCCGGCAGTCACTGCCTGCGCCATTGCTTGAGCTGCGCAAACAACGGGGTACGGCACTGGTGGATATGCCATTGCCAACCCGCAAAACCGAGAACTGGAAGTACTCCAGCCGGCACCTGACGCTGACTGATGAGCTTGCCGCTACCCTGCCCGCGACCGGCAAGGACGGTCTCAGCCTGTCGCTGCCAGGTTACCGGGTTGTGTTTCATAATGGTGTGATGATTCCGGAAGCATCGGACTTCCCCGACCTCGACGGCATCCGCATCCAGCGCTTCGCCGATCTCGATGACGACGAGGCCGCGGCCCTGGCCGATCGCCTCGACAACACCCTGGACAACCGGGCCGTGCAGATGGCCAGGCTGAACTCGGCGCGTTTTGAAGACGGCCTGTACATTCAGTTGGACAAGGAAGCTGTGCTCGACCAGCCCTTGTTCATCGTGCACGAAGTAACCGGCACCGCTTCCGGCTCTGCTTACCCGCGCATCTATGTGGACGCGGCGCGTCACAGCCAGATCACGCTGGTTGAGGAATACCTCTCCAGCGGAAATGAGCCTGTCATGGTCAATGCGGTCACCGAGTTCATGCTGGGAGACGGCGCCAATGTTACCAGTGTGCGATTGGTCATGGAGGGCGAGAACGTCCAGCATATCGGTGCTACCGGTGTTCGCCAGGCGGCCAGTTCCCGCTTCGAAAGCCATTGTGTCGGCTTCGGCGGACCGCTTCGCCGTCACGACCTGATGGTTCGCCTGGAAGGCGAAGGTGGTGAGTGCAAGCTGAATGGTGTGGTGGTTACCCAGGGCAAACAGCACTACGACAACCACACCTCCATTGAGCACGTGGCTGCCCACTGCAACAGTGAAGAAACCTATCGCAACATCGCTGCCGACCAGTCCCACGCTGTGTTCAATGGCCGCATCCATATTCATGAGGATGCCCAGAAGTCGAACGCCAACATGAACAACAAGAACCTGTTGCTCTCCACCGGCGCGGAAATCGATACCAAGCCCGAGCTGGAAATTTACGCGGACGACGTCAAGTGCGCCCACGGTGCCACCATTGGCCAGTTGGACAAGACCTCCCTGTTCTACCTGGTTTCACGGGGTATCGGGCGCCGCGAGGCCAATACGCTTCTGACTATGGCCTTCATTAACGAACTTGTTGAACAGATTCCGGTTCAGGCAGTCAAAGACGCTGCACAGCTTCGGCTGAATGAGTTTTTCGATCAGACATTTGAGGAGGCCTGACCGGTTATGACAGACCTTTCCGTGGCAAAAAAGGCTGGCAAAGTGGCGTTTGACGTCGATGCCATCCGCCGGGACTTCCCGATCCTTGATCAACGGATCAACGGCAAGCCTCTCGTGTATCTGGACAACGGTGCTTCGGCTCAGAAGCCAATCGCCGTACTGGACGCCATGGATCGGTACTACCGGGAGATGCACTCCAATGTCCACCGGGGTGCCCACACCCTGGGCGACCGTGCCACCAGCGCGTTCGAGGGCGCTCGCGAAAAAGTCCGAAGCTTCCTGAATGCCAACAGTACCCGTGAAATTATCTGGACACGAGGCACCACAGAGGCCATCAATGTGGTCGCCAACGGCCTTGCTGGCCGCCTGAAGCCGGGCGACGAAATCCTGGTCAGCCATATGGAACACCATGCCAACATTGTGCCCTGGCAGATGGTGGCTGAGCGCACGGGGG
Above is a genomic segment from Marinobacter panjinensis containing:
- a CDS encoding NnrS family protein, with protein sequence MQATPTTETEEGASIRQLFGYPFRIFFLSMTVLAMLAIPVWVLQVSGAIQLPLAMPGLFWHQHEMLFGFLSAAIAGFLLTAVCVWTQTERTHGLRLVLLWGVWLAGRLLLAFGAGLPDWLVHGVNLAFLPLVMLDTGWRVVHAKQKRQLMILVVLGLLWLMQIGFVTRLDPAFSYGALIMAMALISIIGGRITPAFSAGWLRQRGLDATQVRMVPALDMAVLFNMVLLMASLVSGWQTVTAILAVTAAVLMLVRLAGWKGWLFRKEPLLWVLHLSILWVPVALLLLAGSILAGWPASAWTHAAGTGAVGCLILGVIARVSLGHTGRPLVLPRGLVTAFIMIHLAALVRVVTAFEAMPWHAGVGISSLLWVLAFGIFLARYTHILASPRPDGKKG
- a CDS encoding SRPBCC domain-containing protein, producing MSAKSKAWGRLSRRDGRVIAKLKRSTDHDPAEVWAMLTNPANLANWLAPGTIEQWPGGSVKIDFGQSGSAIDSYVRAIKPERLLEYSWSAGNEPQRPIRWDLLPESEGTTVELTLLLPDDHRVAISCAGWDAHLEMLMASLEGIHIHFPADRFREARAAFSAIAEEELAA
- the fabA gene encoding bifunctional 3-hydroxydecanoyl-ACP dehydratase/trans-2-decenoyl-ACP isomerase; translated protein: MTPDHFDKADLEACGQGTLFPGKMRLPINEMLMMDRVTHFSETDGQYGKGSIVAELDIDPDLWFFKVHFVDDPVMPGCLGLDAMWQLVGFFLAATGGEGKGRALGCGEVKFSGQVLPKNKLVRYHLDIKRVIRRKLTMAIADARMEVDGREIYTAKDLKVGMFNSTDDF
- the fabB gene encoding beta-ketoacyl-ACP synthase I; its protein translation is MRRVVITGMGIVSSLGTNQDEVTRSLRDSIPGIGFSQEAKDNGLRSHVCGQIDLNLPDLIDRKLMRFMCPASGYTYLAMKEAIAQSGLTDEQIRANSTGVITGAGGASTVELMDAIDTHRAKGIRRVGPYRVPRTMGSAINASLSTAFGITGVNYGITSACATSAHSIGHAGDLIALGRQDVMFAGGGEDIHWTLSLMFDAMGALSTKYNDTPGRASRTYDKDRDGFVISGGGGILVLEALEHAEARGANILAELVGFGATSDGADMVAPSGEGAIRCMQQAMKNVDGEISYINTHGTSTPAGDVTELKALKETFGDKIPPLSSTKPLCGHALGAAGVHEAIYSLIMQRGNFIAPSANIDNLDEGAEGYPIVRERQDNVDLPLVMSNSFGFGGTNGSLVFKKV
- a CDS encoding helix-turn-helix transcriptional regulator; translation: MQSEPTESFATKAPFSARVTSLIAGHLERGRVGVEAVASQLHMSRHTLHKRLKREGLTFAALLEEIRRERALAYLDDRSKSLVEIAEQLGFSELSAFSRAFKRWMGKSPGAYRSMAA
- the yegQ gene encoding tRNA 5-hydroxyuridine modification protein YegQ yields the protein MHSPELLAPAGTAEHLETAFAYGADAVYAGQPRYSLRVRNNSFKNITALGAGINRAHELGKQFYLVSNIAPHNDKVRSYLRDLEPVLEYRPDALIMSDPGLIMLVREKWPDQPIHLSVQANAVNWATVEFWRRQGISRVILSRELALDEIRDIREKVPAMELEVFVHGALCMAYSGRCLLSGYMNHRDANQGACTNACRWNYKEVSHSHDQTGDLIATSTNGEVQTAEPREILLEEPNRPGSHIPAYEDEHGTYIMNSKDLRAVQHVAALAEMGIHSLKIEGRTKSTYYVARTTQAYRRAIDDAKGGKPFDMNLMNQLEALSNRGYTEGFLRRHVPQEYQNYEQGSSLNGSQQVVGTITDVDDRWLTIDVKNKFAPGDALELITPAGNLRFSAKTMENRNGESMNYAPGSGHIVRIPTPEQLPNSLDHSFLTRILPTGE
- the sufB gene encoding Fe-S cluster assembly protein SufB translates to MATTDKEVNELIKREYEHGFVTDIESDTFEPGLNEDVIARLSGIKKEPEWMLEWRLKAYRRWLEMDEPDWAHVGYPKIDYNSISYYSAPKRPEDMPQSLDEVDPELLRTYEKLGIPLHEREKLAGVAVDAVFDSVSVATTFKEPLAKAGVIFCSMSEAIQDYPELVKKYLGSVVPAGDNFFAGLNSAVFSDGTFVYVPKGVRCPMELSTYFRINAANTGQFERTLIIAEDSSYVSYLEGCTAPMRDENQLHAAVVELVALDDAQIKYSTVQNWYPGDENGKGGIFNFVTKRGAAIGKNSKISWTQVETGSAVTWKYPSCILRGDNSVGEFYSVALTNNYQQADTGTKMIHLGKNTSSTIISKGISAGKSSNAYRGLVKFGPGAEGARNYTQCDSLLIGDRCGAHTFPYIESKNKSAIVEHEATTSKVSDEQMFLCRQRGIDPEQAVSMIVNGFCKEVFKELPMEFAVEAGKLLEVSLEGSVG
- the sufC gene encoding Fe-S cluster assembly ATPase SufC, producing the protein MLSIKNLHASVEGEEILKGINLEIKAGEVHAIMGPNGSGKSTLSQVLAGNETFEVTEGEITLNGDNLLDLETEERAREGIFLAFQYPVEIPGVSNLQFLRTAVNAMRTHRGEPEMNAAEFMKLAREVSKQVDLDPAFLKRGVNEGFSGGEKKRNEIMQALLLQPKLAILDETDSGLDIDALQVVSKGVNALRADDRAILMVTHYQRLLNHIVPDYVHVLAGGRIVKSGGRELALELEERGYGWLGVKDEETTPSAAS
- the sufD gene encoding Fe-S cluster assembly protein SufD; the encoded protein is MKPAPTLSSAFLEPGRQSLPAPLLELRKQRGTALVDMPLPTRKTENWKYSSRHLTLTDELAATLPATGKDGLSLSLPGYRVVFHNGVMIPEASDFPDLDGIRIQRFADLDDDEAAALADRLDNTLDNRAVQMARLNSARFEDGLYIQLDKEAVLDQPLFIVHEVTGTASGSAYPRIYVDAARHSQITLVEEYLSSGNEPVMVNAVTEFMLGDGANVTSVRLVMEGENVQHIGATGVRQAASSRFESHCVGFGGPLRRHDLMVRLEGEGGECKLNGVVVTQGKQHYDNHTSIEHVAAHCNSEETYRNIAADQSHAVFNGRIHIHEDAQKSNANMNNKNLLLSTGAEIDTKPELEIYADDVKCAHGATIGQLDKTSLFYLVSRGIGRREANTLLTMAFINELVEQIPVQAVKDAAQLRLNEFFDQTFEEA